The following are from one region of the Advenella mimigardefordensis DPN7 genome:
- a CDS encoding zeta toxin family protein yields the protein MSAPKLWVVAGPNGAGKTTLTRLHLTGHLPVVNPDDIAEQLDIHNRNTALVQMRAGRLALLARDKLLAGGRSFAIETTLSGNSELDLMYRARRAGYQVILAFVGVDDVGLLIARVKSRVADGGHAVPLEAIQRRYRRSMDNLGFALQIADRAWVFENKRKRGRRTLLIREADRLKYVSQSLPMWARQAIPTALRKRDWHHKKKNA from the coding sequence ATGAGTGCACCAAAACTCTGGGTGGTCGCCGGCCCGAACGGCGCGGGCAAAACGACGCTAACACGACTGCATCTGACGGGTCATCTGCCGGTGGTTAATCCGGATGATATTGCAGAGCAGCTTGATATTCACAATCGCAATACTGCACTGGTGCAAATGCGCGCTGGCAGGCTGGCCTTGCTGGCGAGAGATAAACTGCTTGCCGGCGGGCGCAGCTTTGCAATAGAAACAACGCTTAGCGGCAACTCTGAGCTAGATCTGATGTATCGCGCCCGCCGCGCGGGGTATCAGGTTATTCTGGCGTTTGTTGGCGTAGACGATGTGGGATTGCTTATTGCGCGGGTCAAGTCGCGTGTTGCTGATGGTGGTCATGCGGTTCCGCTTGAAGCGATACAGCGGCGTTACCGCCGCAGCATGGATAACCTGGGGTTTGCACTGCAGATTGCAGACCGTGCCTGGGTATTCGAAAACAAGCGCAAAAGAGGGCGCCGCACGCTACTGATTCGCGAGGCAGATCGTCTGAAGTATGTCAGCCAGTCGTTGCCGATGTGGGCGCGACAGGCTATTCCGACTGCGTTGCGCAAGCGCGACTGGCATCATAAAAAGAAAAATGCCTAG
- the thpD gene encoding ectoine hydroxylase: protein MVVTDIYESRTSGTAAIIARQEPVVYGNGDYADALSAEQVAAYERDGFLVLDSLFSEQEVTALMNEVLAMANNSKIAASDEAITEPGSNAVRSIFKVHALNKVIDKLSRDPRLIHVARQILGSEVYLHQSRANLKPGFKGKEFYWHSDFETWHTEDGMPAMRALSCSVLLTDNNECNGPLMVVPGSHRQFISCRGITPDENYKKSLKAQEYGVPDPLSLELLAEQGGIKAITGKAGSVVFFDCNTMHGSNGNISPWPRANVFMVYNSVENTLNAPKYGLAPRPEYIATRAFEGALEPLEALQEVA from the coding sequence ATGGTCGTAACCGACATTTATGAATCACGTACCAGCGGTACTGCCGCCATTATCGCCAGACAGGAACCCGTGGTGTACGGAAACGGCGATTATGCCGATGCGCTCTCAGCCGAACAGGTTGCAGCGTACGAGCGCGATGGCTTTCTGGTGCTGGACAGCCTGTTTAGCGAGCAGGAAGTGACTGCGTTAATGAACGAAGTGCTGGCGATGGCGAACAACAGCAAAATCGCCGCCAGCGATGAGGCGATTACCGAGCCGGGCAGCAATGCGGTTCGTTCCATTTTCAAGGTACATGCCTTGAATAAGGTGATAGACAAGCTTTCACGCGATCCGCGTCTGATTCATGTTGCACGTCAGATACTGGGATCGGAAGTCTATCTGCACCAGTCACGCGCCAATCTGAAGCCTGGGTTCAAGGGCAAGGAGTTTTACTGGCATTCAGACTTTGAAACATGGCACACGGAAGACGGCATGCCTGCGATGCGCGCCCTGAGTTGTTCAGTACTGCTCACTGACAACAACGAATGCAATGGTCCGCTGATGGTGGTGCCGGGGTCACACCGGCAGTTCATTTCCTGCCGGGGCATCACGCCCGATGAGAATTATAAAAAATCGCTGAAGGCGCAGGAATATGGCGTGCCCGATCCGCTCAGCCTGGAGTTGCTGGCAGAGCAGGGCGGCATCAAAGCCATTACCGGCAAAGCCGGCTCAGTGGTGTTTTTCGATTGCAATACCATGCACGGTTCCAATGGCAATATTTCGCCATGGCCGCGTGCCAACGTATTCATGGTGTATAACAGCGTTGAAAATACGCTGAATGCGCCTAAATACGGTTTGGCACCACGTCCTGAATACATTGCGACACGGGCCTTCGAGGGCGCGCTGGAGCCTCTGGAGGCGCTGCAGGAAGTCGCCTGA
- a CDS encoding ectoine synthase → MIVRNVKDVIGTDLEVKTDTWLSRRVLLAKDGMGFSFHETVIFPGTETHIHYQNHLEAVWCVEGDGEIETIADGKKYALGPGVVYALNEHDEHWLRGGKEPLRVICVFNPPVTGLEVHDEDGVYPAMTEETA, encoded by the coding sequence ATGATAGTTAGAAATGTGAAAGATGTGATTGGTACTGATCTTGAAGTGAAAACCGACACCTGGCTTAGCCGTCGTGTGCTGCTGGCCAAAGACGGTATGGGATTTTCGTTTCACGAGACGGTTATTTTTCCCGGCACGGAAACCCATATTCATTATCAGAATCACCTGGAGGCGGTATGGTGCGTGGAAGGGGACGGCGAGATCGAAACGATCGCCGATGGCAAGAAATACGCGCTGGGTCCGGGCGTGGTCTATGCTCTGAATGAACATGACGAGCACTGGCTGCGCGGTGGCAAAGAGCCGCTGCGTGTCATTTGCGTTTTCAATCCCCCCGTTACCGGCCTTGAGGTGCATGACGAAGACGGTGTTTATCCGGCCATGACCGAGGAAACCGCCTGA